The Vibrio tapetis subsp. tapetis genome segment GCAACCAATGCGCTGTCTTTCAGTACTAGGTTGTACAATAGGTTGTTCACTGGAACCGCGATGGTCAACACCACGATTACCGCAACACCCAAGCCAAACGATGTTTTCACTTTCTTAGACACGGCCAAGAAAGTACACATACCTAGGAAGAACGACAGTGCCAAGTTTTCGATGAAAATCGATTTAACAAGCAGACTAATATAATGTTCCATAACGTCCTTACTCCTTCGGTTCTATTTGTTCTGGCTTGATGATACGGATAGCCCAAATCATGAAACCAATTAAGAAGAACGCAGAAGGTGCTAGCAGCATCAAACCGTTTGGTTGATACCAACCACCATTGCTCACCAATGGAAGTACTTCCAAACCAAATAGCTTACCGCTACCAAATAGTTCACGGAAGAAAGCAACCGTAATCAATACAAAACCGTAACCTAAGCCATTACCGATACCATCGATTAACGATGGAAGTGGCTTCGACTTCATTGCGTATGCTTCCGCACGACCCATTACGATACAGTTTGTAATGATAAGACCAACGAATACAGATAGCTGTTTAGAGATATCGTATAGGAATGCCTTCAATACTTGGTCTACCACGATTACCAAAGATGCGATGATGGCCATCTGAACGATGATACGAACG includes the following:
- a CDS encoding NADH:ubiquinone reductase (Na(+)-transporting) subunit D, translating into MSNAKDMKKNLLSPVLDNNPIALQVLGVCSALAVTTKLETAFVMTLAVIFVTALSNFFVSVIRNHIPNSVRIIVQMAIIASLVIVVDQVLKAFLYDISKQLSVFVGLIITNCIVMGRAEAYAMKSKPLPSLIDGIGNGLGYGFVLITVAFFRELFGSGKLFGLEVLPLVSNGGWYQPNGLMLLAPSAFFLIGFMIWAIRIIKPEQIEPKE